One Phosphitispora fastidiosa genomic window carries:
- the tnpB gene encoding IS66 family insertion sequence element accessory protein TnpB (TnpB, as the term is used for proteins encoded by IS66 family insertion elements, is considered an accessory protein, since TnpC, encoded by a neighboring gene, is a DDE family transposase.) has product MRWSDNKPVYICCGHTDMRKSINGLMALVKDSFSLDPFSAALFVFCNRQRNRIKILEWDSDGFWLYFKRLERGHFRWPAKGDTATMVLKTKELSYLIEGAKLEKKLKREEVFERQIS; this is encoded by the coding sequence ATGAGGTGGAGCGATAATAAACCCGTATACATATGCTGCGGACATACGGATATGAGAAAATCTATCAACGGGCTTATGGCCCTGGTTAAAGACAGCTTTTCCCTCGATCCATTTTCAGCCGCGCTGTTTGTATTCTGCAATCGACAACGGAACAGAATAAAAATCCTGGAATGGGACAGCGATGGATTCTGGCTGTATTTCAAACGTTTAGAGCGCGGACATTTTCGCTGGCCGGCAAAGGGAGACACCGCCACCATGGTTCTTAAAACCAAAGAATTATCCTATTTAATTGAAGGAGCAAAATTGGAGAAAAAGCTCAAGCGAGAGGAAGTTTTTGAGCGACAAATCTCCTGA